Genomic DNA from Cucumis melo cultivar AY chromosome 10, USDA_Cmelo_AY_1.0, whole genome shotgun sequence:
AATAACATTCATGCCCCCTGCTTTAAGAAGCCCTTCTATGAAGTCCATAGTCCAATCTTCCAAGATGCGGTTGGGTATGGGTAGCGGTTGAAGAACTCCCGCCGGTTTGGTCGCTTCATATTTATTTCGTTGGCAGATCTCACATTGTTCTACATAATTCTTAACATCTGTCTTCATTCCTTTCCAATAAAGCTCGCCATTCATCCGTTTGTATGTCCTTAGAAAACCTGAATGGCCTCCAAAGATAGAGTCATGAAAGGTGTGTAAGAGGCTGGGTATAAGTGAAGATGATTTAGACAAGACTACCCGTCCCTTGTACAGTAACTTGCCATTCACCAATGAGTATTTCCCTTCCGGTGGATGGTCAGCTTGAAGCTGTTGTGCTATTTGTTGGagttcttcatctttctcaactTCCTTTGTAACTATTTCCATATCCGCAATTCCTGATGTGGACATTGTATTTAGCTCCAATGGATGTTCCACTCTTGAAAGTGCATCGGCTGCTTTATTTTGTAGTCCTGGTTGATATATAATCTCAAAGTCATATCCCAACAGTTTGGTTAACCATTTTTGGAACTGTCATATCCAATGGATGGCCGTTCTGAGATAGGACTGCTCCTAAACCGCTGCCTGAAGCATCAGTTTCTATCATAAAGGGTAAGGACCAATCGAGTAGTGCTAGCACAGGTATTGTAGTCATAGCTGTTTTCAAACTTTCAAATGCAAGTGTAGCGTCTTCATCCCATTTGAAAGCGTTTTTCTGCAACAGTTTGGTTAAGGGTGCTGCGATCTCTCCTTAACTTTTGACAAAGCGTTTATAGTACCCCGTCAGCCCTAAAAATCCTCTTAAACCTGTTATATCCTTAGGCTGGGGCCATTGTAGCATGCTTCGTACTTTATCCTGATCTGCTTATACCCCATTTTTTGAAATGATATGGCTTAAGTATTGTATTTAGGAATGGGCGAACACACATTTTTTTCGATTAGCATACAACTGGTTATCCCTCAATATTGCAAAAACCATCCCTAAGTGTCTCTCATGCTCAGTTATGTCCGAACTATAGACAAGTATATCATCAAAGAAAACCAGTACACAACGTCTGAGGAAGGGCTTAAATACCTGATTCATGAGAGATTGGAAGGTGGCGAGAGCGTTTGTCAATCCCAACGGCATGACCAGGAATTCATAGTGGCCTTCATGTGTTTTAAACGCAGTCTTCTCAATATCTTCTTCCTTCATTCGGATTTGATGATAGCCTGACTTTAAGTCCAACTTGGAGAACACCGTGGCCCCATGTAATTCATCAAGAAGTTCTTCAATGATCGGAATGGGAAATTTATCGGCTATTGTGATTTTGTTCAGTTTCCTGTAGTCCACACAAAACCTCCAGCCaccatcttttttctttaccAACAACACGGGACTTGAAAAGGGGCTGTGGCTGGGCCTGATTATTCCGGTCTGAAGCATTTCTGTAACCAGTTTCTCTATCTCTTCCTTTTGATTATGGCCGTACTTATATGGTCTCACATTGATTGGTTTTTGTTCTGGCAAAGTGAAGATGCGATGATCTACAGCTCTCTTGGGTGGTAAGGTTTTAGGAATGTCAAACAAATCAGAATATTGGTTTAGTAAGAATTGAATCATTGGCAATTCTTCCTCATCACCATGCTGGCTCTGTGTTTTGCTTTCCTTGGACTCATTTTCTGTCTCATAATTTTGCCAATCAATCAGAAAACCCTGGTCTTCATCATCCCATGTTTTTTCTAAAGTCTTCTGTGAACATTCGGCTCGAATCAAGGCAGGGTCCCCCTTTAGAACTACCTTGTTTCCTTCCTTCCAAAAGACCATTGTTAATGATGGCCAATGTACCTTCATGGTACCGGTTGTATCAAGCCATTGCATTCCTAATACGATATCCACCTTTCCTAATTCCACGGCCAACAAATCAGCCACAATTGTCAGTTCTTCAAGTTGGATTTCGACTCTGCTACAAATGCCCTTCCCTTTACAACTCGTGCCGTCCCCAATTGTAACACCAAATTGAGTGTTCCTGTCTATAGGgatcttcttttcctttatcAGCTCATAGTGGATGAAGTTGTGGGTTGCCCCACTCTCAATTAAGACGATTATCTCCTTCCCCTTGACTACTCCCCTTAGTTTCATAGTTCCCTTGGTTGTCAGGCTGGTAATAGCACGGTATTCTATCACAACTTCATCTAATGCCTCTAGCTGTTTGATTTCCAAGGGCTCTGCCTTTTGTGTGTCTGAACCTTCCCCTTCTCCTGtactttcttcttcattcaagATAAAGAGCATGAGCtcccttttctcttttattttacaGCGGTGCCCATGAGAATATTTCTCATTACATCTAAAACAGAGTCCCTTGTCTAGGCGTGATCTAAACTCTGCATCAGAGAGTCTCTTAACCGGCGGTTCTCCCTTTTGATAACTTCCTTTAAGAGGTATCGTGATGTGTTTCATTTGGAACTCATTTTTCCTCAGATTTCCTTTGTCGTTGTTTCAGGGGGCCTTAGTATTAGTGGCTTCACCTCTTTTTGACTCTGAAATCCCCATCTCTGCTTGTGCCAATTTGAGGGCCAAATTATGGCCGTTAACCAACTGGGCTGCCATCATGCATTCTTCTAATGTTTGAGGGTGGCGACTCATCACTTCTGCTTGCAGCGCTGGTTCTAATCCTGTCAAGAAGGCATCACGGAGTACGCTTTCTGCCATGTGAGGAAGGGGTGCCGAGTAGTTCACAAACTTCTTGACATAATCGTTGTAAGATCCCTCTTGCTGAATCCGTATAAGTCTGGCCCCCAAACTCTTCTGTCCCGTGTCTCTAAACAACTCAAACATTCGAGTCTTTAAATCCTCCCATGATTCCACCTTTTTCCGGTTGTGACTCCATCTGTACCAATCTACTTCATCTTGTCCAAAGCTCACCACAGCCACCTTGACTTTTTCAGCTTCCGGTAGGTTATTGATCTCAAAGAAATGTTCTGCACAGTATACCCAGGATTCTGGATTTTCTCCCAAAAACATGGGCATTTCCAACTTCTTGTACTTGCTTCGATCGACCATAGTGGTGTTAACTTCAGTGGTTACGTCCATCTCTTCCATTTTGCCCTTCATCTTCATGATGGATCCGTCGGAGGTACCAGactcttccttcttcttatAAGATTGATTTTCTCTCAACTCATCTGCCAGCCTATCCATACTTTTTTTCATTTCGAGCATCATTTCCTTAAGGCTCAACACTTCCTTTTCTGTTCCTTCCAGCCTCTCTTCCATTTGCCGCTGCGCCATTAGCCTTGTAGTTACTCCTAGCTTGTcgtggctctgataccaattgtgaGATTCCTCACTCCTTTCTATACTAATTTAACTATCTTAGTGGCAGAAACCGAGGCAGCACTctgtatttatatatttataatgccAAATAACAGTAGCTACAatatgaaaaaggaaaataactAGGAAATAACAACAGAAAACGTAAGAACATACCAACTACTCTCTCTAGAGCTAGGGCAGACTCCCTCAGCCACCAAAGGCTCTCCTTACCATTACATTCATCATATTTTTCATACCTACCCTGATCCCCTCCCCCTACTATTTATAGGACAAGTGCCTGAATAGGACAAAAGATAATATCCTGTCGGGCCCACCTACTCTTCCACTATCCCACTACCCcattttaattctttctttcatcCTTGCTGTCTTGTGTAATTACTTTCTTGCCCTTTCTCTTATACACATTAATAATAGGAGGCCTTACACATTCACGTCATCAATTCTCCATTTCTAATTCCCAACAACTGTTCTCATGGGTGAACTTCCAACAAAAGACCTAGCAGCCTGCATTAGATTGATTATATCTGCATGTCATTTCATGCCTCAGATGCTTTTTCAAGATTGAATTCCTGAGGCATCATGTATcagttttactttttttttagataaaGATGTGTGTATCAGTGTTACAGGAACCATGTGATAGGACACTGGAATATGTGTTCTTATATATTGATATAATTCTCAGAAAATTACAGATTAGATTTGTGCTTCAATCCTCAACAGAAAACAAGAACAAGGTGAacaatataaaagaaataagaacaGAATCAAAGAACATAGCACTCTCTGCACTTCCTTACTCTCAAGGAACTTAGCAGCCTAAACCTCACCCAAAAATGAACTCCCCTCCCCCTCTTTTTCATTTGCCTTCTTATACAAACATATTTCTAACTCTGGCCCCACTGTGGTCCCCTTTCTCACTGCCTAAGTTTTCCTTCACACGTGCTTCCCCTTTCTTACCCCTTCTACTATATTGTAGATAAAAGGAGGTCTATCACCATATAATTGAAATAGAAAACAAAGAGTTGAAACAGAAATTATATTGATAATTTGCAGGATATGGAAATACAGAAAATACAACACTCCCCAAGTTTGAGGAATTTTGATGCCTCCTCAAGCAAACTCAATCGTATAATCTAATTAATCGCTTACTTTCAGCCTCTCCAGCGATCTTTTTGTAATCATTTTCTACTAAAAGATACCCTGACCAGTGACTAACATATCAATCCATAGAATCCTCTTAATGTTTTTAACATTTATTCTCAATTGCTAATAGTATTCTTAACACGATTGTAGGTGATGTAACATCTTTGGCAACTATCCCTTCTGACATGCTAGTGGATGCTTTCTTTTTAGCCAAAGAGGATGGAATTGTTGCTGGTATTGCTCTTGCAGACATGGTTTTCCAGGAGGTTGATCCTTCAATTAGGGTAATGTTAATGCTCTCCCTCATCACTCCCTCCCCCTCTTGTTTTTGGTACTTATTGAGTTATTTAAGAGTTGGGTGTTCCCGCTCATCCTAATTCACGTTTTGTCTTTAGGTGGAATGGTCAAAAAAGGATGGAGATTATATTCGTAAAGGATTGCAATTTGGAAAAGTTTCTGGTAAGAATAGAAAATCTTTAGGAAGCCTAACAAAACTCCATGTTGAGCATAGTGTTGGTATGCGATACTCCAAACACGTGATTTGGAGagcttgatttttcttttttttttattattgttagaGTCGGTGGGCTTAAGCCCAAGGAAAGATTAACCCTAATTTCCCTTTTTTACATCAAGCTTGTTGTCTGTTTATTTTCCCCTATTGTACCTTTTATATatgagaaaataataagaaaatcatatcgtggtttttctcccgattCTTGGGTTCCCATGTAACTCGGTGTCATATTTTCTTTTAccgctttcaatatggtatcagagcggggTAAGGACAAAACCCTAGACACCAAGAAGTAACAAGCCAATTCTAATCTTCAATCAAAACTTAACTACCTTCCCGCCCAAACTAACTTCTATTTGTACAACCACTCACCGACTTAACAACTAACTAACCTGCTGGCTTATTTCACACGTACgacttccctttcttttcccTGCTATATTGAAATCTAATGGGAGGTCTAACATTACTCCCCCTCTccaaattcaccttgtcctcaaggtgaagaTAAAGCCTTTGCATATCTTCATAGATTTCCCACGTGGCTTCATGCCTCGGCAAGCCTTCCCAACATAGCAGCACTTCCCAACTTCCAGTTTTGTTCTTCTGATAATCAAGGACTTCTTCAGGCTTTGCTTTCCATtcatagttttcatttaagCATTGAATAGTAGACTTTACATTAGTATGCTCTCCCACCAATTTCTTCAATTGAGAGACATAAAAGACAGGATGAATAGAAGTGTTATCTGGTAGTTCTAACTTGTAAGTAACAGAACCAATTCTTTCCAAAATCTTATAGGGCCTGAAAAATTTAGGAGAAAGCttctcatttctttttctcctcaaTGATAACTGTTTGTAGGGCCTGATTTTCAAGAATACCAAATCCCTGACTTGGTAGTCCACATCTCTTCTCTTATAGTCAGCATATTTCATTTGGTCTTGAATTAAACGTAGATGTTCTCGTAAAGCTTCCAAGGTGATGCTCTTTCCCTTAACTGTTCATCCAGTGTGGAATTAGCCGTTTCACCATCACCATAATACAATAGGGAAGGAGGCTTACGACCATATACATCTTGAAATGGAGTTAGACCTAGGGCTCTTTGAAACGTGGTATTATACCAGTATTCAGCCCATATTAACCACTTCACCAACTCTTTTGGCTTCTTACTGCAAAAGCATCTAAGATATGTCTCCATCCCTCTGTTTACCGCCTCCGTTTGACCATTTGATTGCGGGTGATAAGTTGTACTCCTTTTTAACTTTGTGCCAGCCATTATGAAGATTTCCTTCCAAAAACGACTAAGGAAGATCTTAAA
This window encodes:
- the LOC127151202 gene encoding uncharacterized protein LOC127151202, which translates into the protein MKHITIPLKGSYQKGEPPVKRLSDAEFRSRLDKGLCFRCNEKYSHGHRCKIKEKRELMLFILNEEESTGEGEGSDTQKAEPLEIKQLEALDEVVIEYRAITSLTTKGTMKLRGVVKGKEIIVLIESGATHNFIHYELIKEKKIPIDRNTQFGVTIGDGTSCKGKGICSRVEIQLEELTIVADLLAVELGKVDIVLGMQWLDTTGTMKVHWPSLTMVFWKEGNKVVLKGDPALIRAECSQKTLEKTWDDEDQGFLIDWQNYETENESKESKTQSQHGDEEELPMIQFLLNQYSDLFDIPKTLPPKRAVDHRIFTLPEQKPINVRPYKYGHNQKEEIEKLVTEMLQTGIIRPSHSPFSSPVLLVKKKDGGWRFCVDYRKLNKITIADKFPIPIIEELLDELHGATVFSKLDLKSGYHQIRMKEEDIEKTAFKTHEGHYEFLVMPLGLTNALATFQSLMNQVFKPFLRRCVLVFFDDILVYSSDITEHERHLGMVFAILRDNQLYANRKKCVFAHS